A genomic segment from Acidobacteriota bacterium encodes:
- a CDS encoding MogA/MoaB family molybdenum cofactor biosynthesis protein — MRKRKAVVITISTSVSGGQREDISGEKLTSGLSALGFEVVEKRVVKDDLDVIAGTLAELVERGDIALIATTGGTGLSPDDLTPEATLEVIDREIPGIGEILRLAGWDKTKTAPLSRGVAGVAGKTLIVNLPGSPKGVEESLEILKEFIHHAIDLIEGRRPH, encoded by the coding sequence ATGAGGAAGAGAAAAGCGGTGGTAATCACAATAAGTACTTCCGTCTCCGGAGGACAAAGGGAGGACATCTCTGGAGAGAAACTTACCTCCGGGCTTTCTGCCCTCGGCTTCGAGGTAGTGGAGAAAAGGGTGGTAAAAGATGACCTCGATGTGATAGCAGGGACACTTGCCGAATTGGTCGAACGGGGGGATATAGCCCTTATCGCCACCACTGGCGGTACCGGGCTCTCTCCGGATGACCTCACCCCAGAGGCGACCTTGGAGGTGATCGATCGGGAGATACCGGGGATCGGGGAGATCCTTCGTCTCGCTGGCTGGGATAAAACAAAGACCGCTCCCCTCTCCCGAGGGGTGGCGGGAGTAGCGGGAAAAACGCTCATCGTGAACCTTCCAGGAAGCCCTAAAGGGGTAGAGGAATCGCTTGAGATATTAAAGGAATTCATCCATCACGCTATCGACCTTATCGAAGGAAGAAGGCCTCACTGA
- a CDS encoding endonuclease III domain-containing protein, with protein sequence MFIALYSHYGPQHWWPGDTPFEIAVGAILAQNTAWRNAERAIANIKERGLLDPYSLFDLPERELASLVRPSGYYNQKAKVLRNFLALLIRDYGGDLERMGEEELSSLRDKLLAVRGIGPETADSILLYALNKPIFVVDAYTMRIGERHKLFPEKASYGEVQRLFMDNLPYDVSLYNEYHALLVRVGKEHCRKRSRECSSCPLSSFLPQ encoded by the coding sequence ATGTTTATCGCTCTTTATTCCCATTATGGACCCCAGCATTGGTGGCCCGGTGATACCCCGTTCGAGATAGCGGTGGGGGCGATCCTCGCCCAGAATACCGCTTGGAGGAATGCAGAACGGGCGATAGCAAATATAAAGGAAAGGGGCCTTCTTGATCCCTATTCTTTATTTGATCTTCCCGAGAGAGAGCTCGCCTCGCTCGTAAGACCATCGGGCTATTACAATCAGAAGGCGAAAGTCCTTCGGAACTTCCTCGCTCTCCTGATAAGGGATTATGGTGGAGATTTAGAGAGGATGGGGGAGGAGGAACTTTCCTCCCTTCGGGATAAGCTCCTTGCGGTACGGGGGATAGGTCCTGAGACCGCGGATTCCATTCTCCTTTACGCCCTTAATAAGCCGATATTCGTGGTCGATGCCTATACGATGAGGATTGGAGAAAGACATAAGCTCTTCCCCGAAAAGGCGAGCTATGGCGAGGTTCAACGGTTATTTATGGATAATCTTCCTTATGATGTTTCCCTTTACAATGAATATCATGCCCTCCTCGTACGGGTGGGTAAGGAACATTGTCGGAAGAGGAGTAGGGAGTGCTCCTCTTGCCCCCTTTCGTCCTTTCTTCCTCAGTGA